Below is a genomic region from Rouxiella chamberiensis.
TCAGGACGGCGAGCAATCATCTCTTCAAAGGTCGCTTGTTTGATACCACCGATGTGGCCAGTGTGATGGTAATAAATCTTGTCTGAACGCTTGTTGCCGGTTACAGCAACTTTTTCTGCGTTAAGAACGATGATGTAATCACCAGTATCAACGTGCGGAGTGTATTCCGCTTTATGCTTGCCACGCAGACGGCGAGCCAGCTCAGTGGCCAGGCGACCCAAGGTCTTACCGTTTGCGTCAACTACGAACCAGTCACGCTGTACTGTTTCCGGTTTAGCTGTAAAAGTTTTCATTAAAAGCTTACCCAATTTAAGTTACACGTTGGCGAACACCCAAACGCCTATATGTTTTTATAAACTACATTTTCTCAAACACAGTTTACAAAATAGTATTGGAGGTTCACACGACCATCAGTCCAGCAAACCTACCCCTT
It encodes:
- the rplM gene encoding 50S ribosomal protein L13; this translates as MKTFTAKPETVQRDWFVVDANGKTLGRLATELARRLRGKHKAEYTPHVDTGDYIIVLNAEKVAVTGNKRSDKIYYHHTGHIGGIKQATFEEMIARRPERVIELAVKGMLPKGPLGRAMYRKLKVYAGNEHTHAAQQPQVLDI